A window of Chloracidobacterium sp. N contains these coding sequences:
- the recG gene encoding ATP-dependent DNA helicase RecG codes for MSAHLSLTTALLELPAYLRGIGVTTAGKLAAELGSAIGKVSPAEVTVEDLLLYLPFRYEDRSHLPQICDLAPGKSASVLVEVSLASSYPIRTRQGKQLTLFEVIGWDSTGRIRACWWNQPYLRQVFQPGRRVVLYGEWEFSSRARCYQVENPDYEVLNDETDDDVPETIHVGRCVPVYRKLGTFRTRALRSLIFRLLQALHDVPDDGLPDELRHDCGGLPPLPTKLAALREVHFPEATDHLESIQARRSPAHARLALEEFFLLTLALANRRRQREQAGEKAGMRVTYAIRERARQTLPFRLTNAQKRVIREIVSDLTGTRPMSRLLQGDVGSGKTVVALQAMIVAVENGWQVALMAPTEILVEQHWRSMTRWLSGTSYRLAALTGRLKPSEKKAIRQALANHEVDIVIGTQALIQNDTAFARLGLVIIDEQHRFGVLQREQLLARGISPDVLVMTATPIPRSLAMALYGDLDVSVIDELPPGRKPVVTAVRTNERRNRVYDFIRQECAAGRQAYIVYPLVEESEKLDVAAATAAAAKLQQEVFPTLVVGLLHGRMKSEEKDAVMQKFVAGEIHVLVTTTVVEVGIDVPNASVMVIEHPERFGLAQLHQLRGRVGRGAAKSYCVLMAPDGISPEALERLNFFAQTPDGFAIAEKDLAWRGPGEMLGLRQSGLPVFRVGDLIRDADWLTLAREAAWRVWREQPNAPQTQHWLARAQRMFPMAMGGVH; via the coding sequence ATGTCGGCTCACCTGTCGTTGACCACGGCACTGCTGGAACTTCCAGCCTATCTGCGCGGTATTGGTGTCACGACGGCCGGAAAACTGGCGGCCGAGTTGGGAAGCGCCATTGGCAAGGTGTCACCGGCCGAAGTCACAGTGGAAGACCTGCTGCTGTACCTGCCGTTTCGCTACGAAGACCGCTCGCACCTGCCACAAATCTGCGACCTCGCTCCGGGAAAGTCCGCTTCGGTTCTCGTCGAAGTCAGCCTGGCGTCAAGTTACCCGATCCGGACCAGACAGGGTAAGCAACTCACCCTGTTTGAGGTCATTGGGTGGGACAGCACCGGGCGCATTCGCGCCTGCTGGTGGAATCAGCCCTATCTGCGGCAGGTTTTCCAGCCGGGCCGGCGGGTGGTGCTCTACGGCGAATGGGAATTCTCAAGCCGGGCGCGATGCTACCAGGTGGAAAACCCTGACTACGAAGTGCTCAACGACGAAACGGACGACGACGTACCGGAAACAATTCACGTCGGCCGGTGCGTGCCTGTTTACCGAAAGCTGGGAACCTTTCGCACCCGCGCGCTCCGGTCGCTCATCTTTCGCCTGCTTCAGGCTTTGCATGACGTACCGGATGACGGCCTGCCGGATGAATTGCGTCATGACTGTGGGGGATTGCCACCGTTACCAACCAAGCTGGCGGCGCTGCGGGAAGTGCATTTCCCGGAAGCCACAGACCATCTGGAGTCCATCCAGGCGCGTCGTTCGCCGGCGCATGCCCGCCTGGCCCTCGAAGAATTTTTCCTGCTGACCCTGGCGCTGGCCAATCGTCGCCGTCAACGCGAGCAGGCCGGAGAAAAGGCCGGGATGCGTGTGACCTATGCCATCCGGGAACGCGCACGCCAAACCCTGCCCTTTCGTCTGACCAACGCCCAGAAGCGCGTCATTCGGGAAATTGTCAGTGACCTGACCGGAACACGTCCGATGTCGCGGCTGTTGCAGGGGGATGTCGGGTCGGGCAAAACCGTCGTGGCCCTGCAGGCGATGATTGTGGCCGTGGAAAACGGCTGGCAGGTGGCGCTCATGGCGCCGACTGAAATTCTGGTTGAGCAACACTGGCGTTCCATGACGCGCTGGCTTTCAGGCACATCCTACCGCCTTGCCGCCCTGACCGGACGCCTCAAGCCAAGCGAAAAGAAAGCCATCCGACAGGCGTTGGCCAACCATGAAGTGGACATTGTCATTGGCACACAGGCGCTGATCCAGAATGACACTGCATTTGCACGCCTGGGACTGGTCATCATTGACGAACAGCACCGCTTTGGTGTGCTTCAGCGCGAACAGTTGCTGGCCCGGGGCATCTCCCCGGATGTACTGGTGATGACCGCCACGCCCATTCCGCGCAGCCTGGCCATGGCGCTCTATGGCGACCTCGATGTGTCTGTCATTGATGAACTTCCGCCCGGACGGAAACCGGTGGTCACGGCCGTGCGCACCAACGAGCGGCGCAACCGCGTGTATGACTTCATCCGCCAGGAATGCGCCGCCGGACGACAGGCGTACATTGTCTATCCGCTGGTTGAAGAATCGGAAAAACTCGATGTCGCGGCGGCCACTGCCGCCGCTGCCAAGCTCCAACAGGAGGTCTTTCCGACGTTGGTTGTCGGACTGCTTCACGGGCGGATGAAGTCCGAAGAAAAAGATGCCGTGATGCAGAAGTTTGTCGCAGGCGAAATCCACGTTCTCGTCACGACGACGGTCGTCGAAGTCGGCATTGATGTACCGAACGCCTCAGTCATGGTCATCGAACACCCGGAACGGTTTGGACTGGCGCAGCTTCATCAACTGCGGGGGCGGGTCGGGCGTGGTGCGGCCAAATCGTACTGCGTTCTGATGGCGCCGGATGGCATCTCGCCGGAAGCTCTGGAACGGCTGAACTTTTTTGCCCAGACGCCGGATGGTTTCGCCATTGCCGAAAAAGACCTCGCCTGGCGCGGGCCCGGCGAAATGCTGGGTTTGCGTCAATCGGGTTTGCCGGTGTTTCGGGTGGGTGATCTCATCCGCGATGCCGACTGGTTGACACTTGCCCGTGAGGCTGCCTGGCGGGTCTGGCGCGAGCAGCCCAACGCACCCCAGACCCAACACTGGCTGGCCCGGGCGCAACGCATGTTTCCCATGGCGATGGGCGGTGTCCACTGA
- the dapF gene encoding diaminopimelate epimerase, translating into MLILHKLHGLGNDFLVFPLGQPAADTFLKHLEVFVPKLCHRHQGIGADGVIGIEALTSDDADYRMVLWNADGSRAEMSGNGLRCVAACIRRVTNWEKRELRVMTDIGVRVVRFLAAEGLETRCAIQMGMPVFDPGRIPFRAEPALHPPLVDVALDVGEETVRATVLSMGNPHCTLFVSSLDTAPVELLGPQLERHPAFPNRTNVEFVQVLDRHTLEARFWERGVGRTAASGTGACAAAVAAMLKHLVERQVTVATEQGSLEVAWDAFSGEVTLTGSAHYIGQVAWALPDLDASAADA; encoded by the coding sequence TTGCTCATCCTGCACAAACTCCACGGACTGGGAAACGACTTTCTCGTTTTCCCGCTTGGCCAGCCGGCCGCGGATACTTTTTTGAAGCATCTGGAAGTTTTTGTGCCAAAGCTGTGTCACCGACACCAGGGAATCGGCGCAGATGGTGTCATCGGTATTGAAGCCCTGACTTCGGATGATGCTGATTATCGCATGGTGCTCTGGAATGCCGACGGATCGCGGGCGGAAATGTCCGGTAACGGACTGCGTTGCGTTGCAGCTTGCATCCGGCGCGTCACAAACTGGGAGAAGCGCGAGTTGCGCGTCATGACCGATATTGGCGTACGCGTTGTCCGTTTTCTCGCTGCCGAAGGACTTGAAACCCGCTGTGCCATTCAGATGGGAATGCCGGTGTTTGACCCCGGGCGAATTCCTTTCCGGGCAGAGCCGGCACTTCATCCGCCGTTGGTGGATGTCGCTTTGGATGTGGGGGAAGAGACGGTGCGGGCCACGGTTCTGTCCATGGGCAATCCGCACTGCACGTTGTTTGTTTCCAGCCTCGATACCGCGCCGGTTGAGTTGCTGGGTCCACAGCTTGAACGGCATCCGGCCTTTCCAAACCGGACGAATGTCGAGTTCGTGCAGGTGCTTGACCGGCACACGTTGGAAGCCCGTTTCTGGGAACGGGGTGTCGGGCGCACGGCTGCCTCGGGAACCGGGGCCTGTGCAGCGGCGGTTGCGGCAATGCTGAAACACCTGGTCGAGCGGCAGGTGACGGTGGCGACAGAACAGGGCAGCCTCGAAGTCGCCTGGGATGCGTTCAGTGGAGAAGTCACGCTGACCGGAAGCGCACATTACATCGGACAGGTCGCCTGGGCGCTGCCTGATCTCGATGCGTCAGCCGCCGATGCGTAA
- a CDS encoding NAD(P)/FAD-dependent oxidoreductase, whose amino-acid sequence MTCNVAIVGAGPAGSMLAHRLVQAGARVRLYDAHGGPWEKPCGGGLTAKALRQFGFLAGQADRFPRQDIQEIEIISAGGRSVTFPLGDAPFQIFSRRNLNGLLLARATEAGADFIPLRVTNLRREVRTWQVAAGRDRWKADFVVGADGCTSFVRRALGRRLPDADQAMCCGYYVPATGVPRAVVAFPRHFTGYVWAFPRPDHISYGIINQCGEYPLPKLWEELDAFVRWHRQGELPRERVRYAARVPMLRRASWKTNRVVGDGWALVGDAAGFVDPITGEGIFYALHSAELLGQSLIAGEAMSYEQRWRKAFEADLTEASRRLPKFYRGSMLGASVIDRVLQLSTLHGGVVSIMQQALAGDVDYVTLKGRVLRSFVAPSAWRAPKLTLHTVDYPRAA is encoded by the coding sequence ATGACATGCAACGTTGCCATTGTTGGTGCAGGTCCGGCCGGCTCGATGTTGGCCCATCGGCTGGTGCAGGCGGGTGCGCGGGTGCGGCTGTACGATGCCCACGGCGGCCCGTGGGAAAAACCCTGCGGCGGCGGTCTGACAGCCAAGGCATTGCGCCAGTTTGGTTTCCTGGCCGGGCAGGCAGACCGTTTTCCACGTCAGGACATTCAGGAAATTGAGATCATTTCGGCCGGCGGACGGAGTGTGACCTTTCCCTTGGGCGACGCCCCGTTTCAGATTTTTTCGCGCCGGAATCTGAATGGTCTCCTGTTGGCGCGGGCAACGGAAGCCGGAGCGGATTTCATTCCGCTGCGGGTGACAAACCTGCGTCGGGAAGTGCGTACCTGGCAGGTCGCGGCTGGCCGCGACCGCTGGAAGGCGGATTTCGTCGTGGGAGCGGATGGTTGTACGAGCTTCGTACGGCGTGCACTCGGACGGCGTCTGCCCGACGCCGACCAGGCCATGTGCTGTGGGTATTACGTCCCGGCAACCGGCGTCCCGCGCGCGGTGGTGGCCTTTCCACGCCATTTCACCGGTTACGTCTGGGCTTTTCCGCGCCCTGACCACATTTCCTACGGCATCATCAATCAGTGTGGCGAGTATCCGCTGCCGAAGCTCTGGGAGGAACTCGATGCCTTTGTCCGCTGGCATCGGCAGGGCGAGTTGCCGCGCGAACGGGTCCGGTATGCGGCGCGGGTCCCGATGTTGCGGCGCGCGTCATGGAAGACGAATCGGGTGGTTGGCGATGGCTGGGCACTCGTGGGGGATGCGGCCGGCTTTGTGGACCCGATTACAGGTGAGGGTATTTTCTACGCCCTGCATTCGGCGGAGTTGCTTGGGCAATCCCTCATTGCCGGGGAGGCTATGAGTTATGAGCAGCGGTGGCGGAAGGCGTTTGAAGCTGACCTGACGGAGGCTTCACGTCGGCTGCCGAAGTTTTACCGTGGCTCGATGCTGGGCGCGTCCGTCATTGACCGGGTGCTTCAGCTTTCGACGCTGCACGGCGGTGTCGTCAGCATCATGCAGCAGGCGCTGGCCGGTGACGTGGACTATGTAACCTTGAAGGGGCGTGTATTGCGCAGTTTCGTGGCACCTTCTGCCTGGCGCGCCCCGAAGCTGACCCTGCACACGGTGGATTATCCACGGGCGGCCTGA
- a CDS encoding nucleotidyltransferase domain-containing protein, which translates to MTTRMEITREVVKRCKKALESHYGPQLRGLILYGSAARNQADSMSDIDLLVLLSQPFDYFSELRQVIDMLYPIQMESEQLISARTVPLDEFECGSIQLYRNAKRDGVLV; encoded by the coding sequence ATGACGACTCGAATGGAAATTACACGTGAAGTGGTAAAAAGATGCAAAAAGGCACTCGAAAGTCACTATGGCCCTCAGCTCAGGGGTTTGATTCTGTATGGGTCCGCAGCCCGCAACCAGGCTGACTCAATGAGTGACATTGATTTGCTTGTCCTGCTGAGCCAACCCTTCGACTATTTTTCAGAACTTCGTCAAGTTATAGACATGCTGTATCCCATTCAGATGGAATCAGAGCAACTCATCTCTGCCCGGACTGTTCCTCTGGATGAATTCGAGTGTGGAAGCATTCAACTCTACCGAAACGCAAAACGGGATGGGGTATTGGTATGA
- a CDS encoding S41 family peptidase has product MKFVPRTPSRLAAGVMSLVCVTCLTGFPVLVGGSGRGLVQAQEVEFGLGPEPGDAWKGKDVTTAYVEALTLAEEHYAGPIDHERLCDAAATGMLRTLDPHSNFFTREEFNEFRSQQQANYSGIGSLITQHGNKVYIWSPIADTPAYRAGLRYGDEIIAVDGESTEGWDVSKVRSRLRGLRSTAVTVTVNRPGESSPITVRIVRDSVGQPSVSNVFMLTPEVGYLAFRRGFAQASGEEVAAAVRQLKVQGAKAIVFDQRDNPGGLVDAARAIAELFLQRGQKIVSIRGRTPRGMTYENALTANNPNPEDVPLVVLINGGSASAAEILAGALQDHDRALLVGETTFGKGLVQTPYRLPDGYGLTLTSAKYYTPTGRLIQRRYDNVSLYDYQRRRSRTEATGKDGLTKYLTDGKRTVYGGLGITPDVEVKGETYTLAQGQLTSLTFLFGRLLANGQVEGFAQYRVPRDVDYNHTLQDSDYPITDQLLAAFKTFAQPRLQEFGIAPTALAGNDAFLRQQLRREILTAAYGFDTAQEVTIREEAVVKRAIAEVPQSRSLAENARRLTPSPLRPTNSFKN; this is encoded by the coding sequence ATGAAGTTTGTTCCTCGCACCCCATCGCGGTTGGCTGCCGGTGTCATGAGTTTGGTTTGTGTCACGTGTCTCACCGGATTCCCGGTGCTTGTCGGGGGAAGCGGACGCGGCCTCGTCCAGGCCCAGGAAGTCGAGTTTGGACTTGGCCCGGAACCAGGCGATGCGTGGAAGGGTAAGGACGTGACCACGGCCTACGTCGAAGCCCTGACGCTGGCCGAGGAACACTATGCCGGGCCGATTGACCACGAGCGGCTCTGCGATGCGGCCGCCACCGGCATGCTGCGGACGCTCGACCCGCACTCCAACTTCTTCACCCGCGAAGAATTCAATGAGTTCCGCAGCCAGCAGCAGGCCAACTACTCCGGCATCGGCTCGCTCATCACGCAGCACGGCAACAAGGTCTATATCTGGTCGCCGATTGCCGACACACCGGCCTACCGGGCCGGGCTGCGCTATGGCGACGAGATCATTGCTGTGGATGGCGAGTCCACCGAAGGCTGGGATGTCTCCAAGGTGCGCTCGCGGCTCCGGGGCCTGCGCAGCACGGCCGTTACGGTCACGGTCAACCGTCCCGGCGAATCGTCACCGATCACAGTGCGCATCGTCCGCGACTCCGTAGGGCAACCTTCGGTATCGAACGTCTTCATGCTGACCCCGGAGGTCGGCTACCTGGCCTTCCGCCGTGGCTTCGCGCAGGCCAGTGGTGAGGAAGTCGCTGCCGCCGTCCGCCAGCTCAAGGTGCAGGGTGCCAAAGCCATCGTCTTCGACCAGCGCGACAACCCCGGCGGTTTGGTGGATGCGGCCCGCGCCATTGCCGAGCTGTTTCTCCAGCGGGGACAGAAAATCGTCAGCATCCGGGGGCGGACGCCACGCGGTATGACCTACGAAAATGCCCTGACGGCCAACAACCCCAACCCGGAGGACGTTCCGCTGGTGGTGCTCATCAACGGCGGCAGCGCCAGCGCCGCAGAAATCCTGGCCGGTGCGCTTCAGGATCATGACCGCGCACTGCTCGTTGGCGAGACCACCTTCGGCAAGGGCCTGGTCCAGACGCCCTACCGTCTGCCGGACGGGTACGGCCTTACCCTGACTTCGGCCAAGTATTACACCCCGACGGGCCGCCTCATCCAGCGGCGCTACGACAATGTTTCGCTCTACGACTATCAGCGCCGCCGCTCACGCACGGAAGCCACGGGCAAGGATGGGCTGACGAAATACCTCACTGACGGCAAGCGTACTGTTTACGGCGGTTTGGGCATCACGCCGGATGTCGAGGTCAAAGGCGAAACCTACACGCTCGCCCAGGGACAGCTCACGAGCCTGACCTTTTTGTTCGGCCGCCTGCTGGCGAACGGGCAGGTTGAAGGTTTTGCCCAGTACCGTGTGCCGCGTGACGTGGACTACAACCACACGCTCCAGGACAGCGACTACCCCATCACCGATCAGCTTCTGGCGGCCTTCAAGACCTTTGCCCAACCGCGTCTCCAGGAATTCGGCATTGCGCCAACGGCGCTTGCGGGCAATGACGCCTTTTTGCGGCAGCAACTCCGGCGCGAAATTCTGACTGCGGCCTACGGCTTCGACACGGCGCAGGAAGTCACTATCCGTGAGGAAGCGGTTGTCAAACGCGCCATTGCCGAAGTCCCACAGTCACGGAGCCTGGCGGAGAATGCGCGCCGGTTGACGCCATCGCCATTGCGCCCCACAAACAGCTTCAAGAACTAG